The DNA sequence ACTACAAAATATTCACTGAATTTCTTTCATGTGCAGGCAACTGTAGCTCCTACAGTGTAGGGCAAGATGTTCAAAGGTTTTTGTGTTTGTTATGCTACTATAGcctcaattttttttagtgttgcaatTTCTGGTGTTCCCCTACCATGTCTGCTTGAATGTTGTCCCCTTCACAAGTAAATCTTCATTCGTCAACAATTTCCTATACTTGATCTTCATAATcctcttctttcaatttttctaataaaatgtTCTGTTGCATTTGCAGGATTAATTGAAAGCTTAGTGCATGCACATCAAGTTCATAAGGTTTCAGAGAATAATTCTGTGGTATTAACAAAGCCTATTACCCAAAGCTAGTTCAAAATTAACTAAATTATAGTTAGATATACTTCACATTGAGTTATACATGCGTGTGCTCTACAAGTGTTGTTTAGCATTCATACGCAAGACTAAAATTAATATGTTAATCCAGAATCTTTAAACTTTTGTAGGATAATTCTAATATCCTGCTCATTCTCTCTCTTATAATCATGAGTCTCATTCTGCATGTCAAACCTTAATGGcgtgtttttaaaaatatcaagtGATTTCTAAAGTGAGCCCAGTGTTTTAAAGCCCTCAAATATTTTAATGGTGctaaaagtatttatatgggATATTTCTAGTATTATTAGACCAAGCCTGATTTTAAGtaagataattataatatttttgaagagctcaaaaaatattatagttgtgaaaactaattttatttaaatgattttagtcgtttaaaaatattatgagatttaaattatgttgaaaactttaaattaattaaatggttttattctcttaaagataATTAGCAAAacaaaacttcatcatttaattaatgctgaagattatattttataaaataaagtttaataaaaaaaattctatcttaattcctctcagtattttaagttaaataattgtttactcattttcaaatcatcattttaatttctCACTGTTAGATCTTTTTAGGAACCCTTGGATGAAGgcctagattaaatacccaagccctcGCCCTTTTTCCTCAGCTGCCGCCCCACtcccttctctctttctctctcctcgaATGCCACCCCCCACCGTAACCTCCCCTTTCCATGCCCCACGCCGCCACGCAACAACCCAGCCCAACACCATCGCCCATCGAAGCCGAGGGACTTACCAGCTCAACCCCCCACCAGTTCCCTTCCCCCAACAGCCTCTTCCTCCCTCGTAGTTATGCCTCTCCATCACATGAAATCCATACGAGTTCCTCCACCCAATGCCACCGTGCCTCAGTTCCATACCACCAGCAGCTCTTCCCTCCACTAGACATCATCCGGCTACCTAACCCAGCGTCTCCCACACACACAACCCAGAAATGAGTTTCATGCATGGTTTCTTCCTCTCGCACAACCGTAGTGCCACCGTAAGCTACCCTATGCCAGCGCACAGTGCTCCTCTCTTTGGCCACCTCACCTTCCACCAAACCCACCACCGGTAGCCACTATGTGCAGCTCCCTCCCTCTAACCCAAAACGGGTCTCCCACAGCTTCACCACCATCAACAGCCTTAGCGTCCCTGTACACTGGTTCTGACTGCACCAAGCACCTCTCTTGACCACCATGACTCCTCCCCGAGCTTCTTCGTGCCAACCAAGCCCTCCACTTTCCTCATGCCCTCCCACTCTCTCATGGGTTTCTCCACCTATTTGGTCTAGATCTGCCACCCTCCAGTCACAGTGCCACCTCCTCCTCACCACCACTGCTCCACTGCACCCCTCTTAAGCCCTCCATGGCCAGCCAACAACCAACAAAGCTCCCCTCTCCAAATCCCCTTGTGTAAAACCCACAGATTCTATTTGAAACCAACGGCTCTGCCAGGCTCTGTAGTCCTCCACCACACCAACCAACATGAGGCCACCATGAACCTTCCAAGACCATCCCTAGCCCTTCCCTAAGCCAAAAACCATCACCTTAGTGGTGACAGACACCATGCAATGTGGAACGCCACCATACGAGGTTTAGCTGCCACGTACGACTCTTTCAATGAAGACGTCTTTGATCGTGACGGGTAGTGAGCAATGCATGGGTTAAGCCCgacgatggtataaccctctctccctcattattttttttagatgttAGTTGGTTGATTGTGAAGTTCACTGTGTGGTGACGTGTTGGGCGTAGTTGTGTAGTTTGCTATgaagtgttgtggactgtgctgtgaagtgTGTGTTGTAGTAGTGATGTGGCGAAGTGTTGTGAAGGAAGCACACATGACATGTACCccatgttgtgtagcgatgcactgTGTGGTGTGTGTCGTAGTAATGTGTGGCATAGTGTAGATGGAAGGGAGTTCACGTGGAGTGTACTTTGTGTAGTGAGTTGTGATGTACTAGATGGCGTGTCGCAAAGGTTAGATTGCATAGTTGAGGAGCGTAGAACGTGTGGTGTAGTGTCTGGACTATAGAGCAGTGTCCCGAAATACTTGTGATGTAACCATGTCGTAGTAACGGGTGTCAGGGTGTAGCTTGTGATTAGCCTCCAGCTACATGACACTACAGAGGTGTCATGTGAATAGGGTCTTGTCGTGTTAAGTATTGAGATTAACTTGTAAAGGACTGGGAAGTAGAAAAGTCCTGTCGATCGGGTTTGAATAGAAGTtagtatcggagtatggagcttgtttatacaagcgagcGTTCAACAGATTatatgttgatcttaggtgataagggggtaaggtacatgtgcatcgGGTGAGACGCGTGTACCAGatggatttaccatatataatgggtaatttgTCCTAAGTATGGGTACACAATGTTTAAGtcccagagttggcttaaaaccatgtggcatgtatggatgagaatgaggatttagtatgggctagaGGATGCGTAAAGGAAGTGACGGGTGTACCATCTATAATTGGAATGCGTGACTTAGTCGGTTTGAGTCATGCATTGaaatgtggttaataggagaataagatgaaggtcttagtatcttaaccctaaggtaagtcatggaggttcactttacTGGAGGAGATAGTGACTGTAGATGGAttccgaaggttttagcatagtaagtgGCATGTAAGAGCACATGATAGAATGAGTGTTCCCAAGTGAAgtatagttctatttctagttagttgcttatgtactagataAAGAATGACGCTAAGGTTATGGGTATgtatgtaggttgccatctgacgcACACATGAATGAATTGCATGAAATAAGTGTGCCATGTagtccaagtaagtattatgttcatactcttctagagttttctaaaagatatgaaaatgaaaatgaaatggttTTCCTTTATGAAACGACATGAACAACGTTTTAAGAAAGTATGCAAAGTTTAAGTCTttaagtatatgtatgtaatgggCCTTCTTGGCatcccctttttatgcacccaaagtattaagtgtatgcatgtgaatggatggtaTACGTGGTAAGTATTGTACGTATTTTCATGAAAGGAAATGTGAGGCTTGTGCCTCATACTCTAAGCAATGctttaaataacacaaataaagtgttttaaaatgcccctatgaactaatgttttaaatgatgccatgaaagatgatgttaaATGATGCTTTAATAATGCCACAGACTGATGTTTTAAACAAATGATAATTCCTATcatctttcttaaaatcattttctaagtCTCACCACAAGGATGGACGTTACAATAGTGGTGCCTATGGCTTTTGTTGTAAGCACAGACCCAAAGTAGTAATATTGGTGACTATCATTATGATGTAAATaatgttttgcattgtgatgtaaataaattaatatgtaatatgttgtgtattatgtgtgtgttgatgtatattaatatttattttgttttataaaattttgaatgggcaataaaaagttaaaaaaatagctATAAAAAAAGCTTATAAAAAATAGTATACATAAAGGCCTACTAtagaaaaactttttaaaaagtgttaaaaagatcttttttttttattagaacaaAAGAAGCTATTAAAAagtgttacaaaaaaaaaagtaatataaaaatgtttttaaaaaattttaaagtctTTTTAAAAGAAACACAAGAAAACAAAGGATAATAAACCAACCCGGATATTCAGAATTACATCCGGTTATAGTCCatgctttttcaattttttaaatccaaatacaGATCTAGTTCTGGCTAGGTATCCAGTTCTGCACCTTTATGAGTTTGTATACAAATGGAATCAGATCCAATTACCTTTCGATTATGCTCTCTTTCCGAAACAttggtaatttattttctgcagaataaacaagttttaaaaagtagttttgaaaaaatgaaagactTCTAGAAAAGAGAGATGTTTTGAATTCCCATGTGTAAAatgaattttcattaaaaaaaaaagccttatTTATAGATAACTAAAGGATGATTACGAAAggttataatttttcatttttttaaaattgttattGAATGGTATATAGTAGCACCTGTTACCAAAGACACTAGTGTTGGACTTGGCCAACTAGTGGAATATTGGTTGGAGTCCCATTAGGCGGATCACTTGTTGTTTAACCATCCTATGCTCCTTTCGGAATCACTGATGGCCTGTTGGATTGTTCACATGATGATTGTGCACCTAAGCTTGTGAGACCGTACGAGATGATTCGACCCCTTCCTGTGGGATCGAATAGGGTTACTTcccagtttttcttttctttgaaaaatttgtaaaagaggGGTAGACAATCTGGGAGGTACAGGCCCGAGCCTGCACCCAAAGCAGGAGGAAATCGAAACCCACGAGGCTGGCAAAGGGGCATCACTACTACTAAACCAATGAAAGCTTGGCGCTTTAAACATACATCcacttttctcttttaattattatttttcaaaagaaaatggtAACATCTTCATTTAAAATCAACCAATACCATATTTGTCTTTTACAATTACAGATAAAATCTCCTTGGGTCCCTCCCCTAACCAGATAGATTTAGCATCAGATTTCATAGCCAATTTAGCGAGAGTATGCGCTACCACATTGCTATCTCGATAAGAAAAAATAGTTGTCGATGAATCATGCGCAGGTAATAGAGACTTCATATATTCAATCACTTGACCCATCCATGAATTGTCCTCAGTCCTAGAATTAATAGCATGCACAACAGACTTTGCATCCCCTTTGAAGAGAACTTGTTCCATCCCCAGCTCCTCACATAACCTCAAAGCTCTACTCAGTGCATAACATTTAGCATGGAAAACTGAACCAACCTTGTCTTTTGATGTTGTTAAAGTAGCCAACACATCCCCATTACGATCAATAATAACAATGCCAATACCCATCTTTTCACTACCCTTATCAAAAGCAGCATCAAAGTTAGCTTTGTAAAAGGAACAATCTAGCATCTTCCAACACTGCCTTCCCTCTATAGCAACTTCCCTCCCAACACTATTTGGTTTCTTCAACTGTATTGTTTTGAACTCATCAAGCTCAACAATTGCCATTTTCATAACTACATCTGgacttttaaatttatcataaaaaataaaaccatttctTCTAATCCAAACCTTATGAAAAATAGAAGCAACCAACTCTAGCTTGTTTGTTGGTAACCAAGAGGACAGATCAAGCCATAACTGCATAAAATCCCTTGCACCACTCTTCCACTTTTTAACAAGACTCACTTCCTCAGCCCAAACATCTAACGCAGCAAGGCAACTCCTTGGAGCATGAACGACAGACTCTTCCACTGTGCAATAGATTGGATAGTTGTTGTTATTATGGGTGCAGAACCGAACTCGAGTTTTTTTTCCATTCTAGTTCGAAACTTGGAAACTGAGTGAATCCGAGTGGTTATCTGCCCGAATTACACCTGGGTGGATACAAAATACTTCTAACTGCCCAGACCCAGTTACGGATTCAGGTATTTAACTGGATATCTATAAccgatttaaattttaaaaaaaatttgctaaTGCACAAAATGTCATTTTGTCATGTAAACAACATTGTTTTGTCATCAACATAAGAATTCAGCTAGCGCCTTCAGCCTTCACAGTTCAAACTTCACACCCTTGAACCCTTCCACTTGAGTCCTTTCCCCTTCCCCCCAAAGACCTTCACTCTTGCTTAGCGCTAGATTTGTCATCATCGGTGGCTAGGATGTCTTCCATTAACCCTAAAATCACTCAGAGTCAGACTTCACTTCGACTTCCCCCTTTCGTTAGCCAATTCTCTTTCACATATGGtatattcctctctctctctctctctctctctctgatttgtGAATGTGAATATCATTTTGTGCtctttttgctcttttttttataggaagtgCCATCACTCCTGGCACTCATATAAGTAGAGGTATTGAAAGTGCTATTTGACTAAACACTTTAATAGAAATATGTTATAATCAAGTCTATTAAGAACTTATTAACCACCCTTCTCATTTTCATTATAGTACACACGTCAACCTTTGGATGGTAAAATAGTCTTAGAactaattttatatgaaaatgctTGCAATCACTAATAAATAACATACTTTGCTCATTGAACTCAACGACTTGATATTTTCAAGAGTCTAGTTGAGTTCTCATTGTTGGTGATTTTAAATTATAGGCTTTAAACCATCACTTTTGATATTTTCCGCATCAACTCCCTTGCAAGTCCTTTAATTATTGGATTTGCAAAATTCTGGCAAGATCTTACCAAATCTATTGTAATTCCTCCATTTGTGAGTAATTGCTTTACACAACTATGTCTCAGCCCAATATGCCATGACATTTTGTATATGGTTATGGGCTTGTGACAGTGTAACTTGATTGTCAGTACAATGCAAAGAAATTGGTGACATAATGGGTTTCAaccaaataaaaatctttaacaaataaatttcctaGCCACTCTGCGCTTTTGTTAGGAAAATTGAATGCAATAAACTCAACCAGTTATGCAGATTTGCTTATTTGATCCCTAAGGGATTGCTCATCCCCAAAAGGGTCAATATAGATCCACTGGTTAAGTTGCAATCATCATGGTTAGTTATTTAATTGGCATCTATGTATCCTTCTAGGACCGAAGGAAACCTAAAGTACTCAATATCATAATTCatggaatattttaaatattttaacttaattttacGTTTATCCAATGAATATGATTAGGGTTATTTGTGTATCTACTTAATTAGTTTGCTTAATACAAATGCAATATTCTATCTAGTGTATGTCATAGCATATATTGAACAACCAACAACTCAAGCGTATTCAAGAAGTTTATCCACTAATTTCGTAGTCTTAGGATatgatcttaaatttaaataaaaaaggtgCATTTAGTTGTGAATTTGCAATCAAAGTGAATGTACAAAAGGTGTCTGTTAACAAGGTGCATGTAGTTGTGAATTCGAATAAAAAAGGTGCATGCAGTTGTGCATTTTGCTAAAATCATTTCAGAACCAATATATAGTCGCATCTGTAAACAAGAGGCACAATTCGCCCATTTCAACTAGTTGGCACTAGTTTGAgacaaagcattaaaaatgtttttgtgACTTTCGGGATGATTCGAATCTCTCCCTTTAGGAGTCATACTTAGGtatagtttggatagtgaaatgaaattagatgttttagataaaagttaaaatttgaataaaatattattaggatattattttttaatattattattggtttgagattggaaaaaattaaattgtttgttatattttttgtgagaatttaaaaaagttgtaataatgagatgagatgaaatcgTTTCTGTATCCAAATGAGGCCTTATTTTCATCTTGATGCTTGTCATCCTTAATCACACATAATAATGTGGTAGATTTAAATCAAGTGACAATTAAATGGTTTATAGAAAACTGAAAAGCCAGTCACGACAATAGAAAAGGGTTTTTGCAAGGAAAAAATTTCATTGCTAAAAGTATTTTTTCGTTGCAACCTATCTTTCAACAATGAAAATTTTTGTCACCCCACTTTCACAATTGCCTTGTTGGCATTGCAGCCTTAGCAATGAGTTTCATTTTCATTGCTAAAAGCTACTTTTTATGCAACAAGAATCTTTTGTTGCAAATGTCTATATTCTTGTTGTTAAATTCCATTGAGGGAATCTTGGAAACggttgaaaatatatattagcaATGATTTATATTCGTTGCTAAATAGAAGTAGCAACAAATTTGATTCGTTACAAATGCAATCCTGAGATGAGTAACTTGGTTGCAAACAAATTTGCAATGATTTTTATGCATTGCAATATATATTTGTGATGAATGAATTTCAttgcaaatatatatttgtgatgAATGAATTTCATTGCAAATATATAACTTGCAACCATTACTTTCCTTGCAATTAATCTGTGGTAATGTATTCAATTCATTGCAATATGCTCATTTGCAAAGAAACTATAGCATTGGTCAATGTGATTTGAAATGAATTCATTAGTTACAAAAACACATTACCAAGGAATGAATATCGTTACAAATGTTCATTTTCCAATGGTATGCATTAGTTGCTATACCACATTTGCAATGGTAATAATTTGTTGTTAATGTATTTCTACAATGACTAAGTTCATTGGAGAATGATGTTTTCCAAAGATTTACATTCAATCCAATTGTTCTACTGTAATGACAAATATTCGTTGCAAATCAACATCTCGAACAATTTACATTCTTTGCAAATATTTTTCAGCAATAAAACACTTTCATTACAAATTTACTGAACATTATTGCAATGAATTTGCCCCCTTACAatttatgaatatgaaatgaattaaaGTTGTTGTTAAAGTATATTGTGACTAGATAATTGTTTTTTGCAACGAAAGCATGCCATTGCAAATCGACCAAATTTGTTACATTTGTCATTGcaattttttgtttggttttgataatttaattGGTGCTGGGTTCTGAATTGGATTGCAAGTTAAAGGAGTGGCAAAATTTTCACAATGCAAATAAATTCACTGGACAACAAGGTACCACATATAAAGTCATggactaataaaaaaaatcatgaatgaTGTGCGACCTAAAATGCACAATTGGATTGACCAGATCTATTACAATCTCGTCTCATATGATctgttatattattaatgaatcCAAACATTGCTAATTGAAACATATAGTGCACGAGAATATTCTTAATTACTTCTCACAATAATATTGTCGTTCCACACACAGATGCTTACAAGCACAGGCCAacttcattattttaatagcACAATAGCCTTCATACAAGCACTCCACATACACCTTTTCATTGATGTCCATTACAATATCAAGAAAATTATTCATGCTTGGCCACACGGAAACATTAATATGCAACTgtcctatatatatagtctaaaaAGTAGTTGCATACACTTGTAGTTCTTGCTTTAACCTAACTTCCAATactaattttaacatttatcaCCTAACTAACACCTACTTCAACTATATATACTAATGTAAGGCTTTTACAAAATATTCTTCATTGGGCATTGTCAACCACATATccattatcatttttcaatctTAACAAAATAACTTCATCCCCTCTTTTTCCTCATGCATCTATCCACTACAAACATGTAGCCAAACATGGGACAATGACAAAAAACTTGTACTAGTGTCCAAACTATCTCATGAACTATGTGCAAAAAACTTATATGTTCCCAaaagttgtatatattttaCCTTTGGCCAAAATTCACTGCATGTATTTTCCAAACGGTGTAAAAAGTTGCTTACTCATCACTTCTGGGTTCTCTCTAAGACTCCAAAATCACAACCAACCTCAGGCTTTTGCATTATTCATAGAGCCTCTATCTCTCCATAACTGATTCCAAGGCCCTTGTCAGTTCCTCACATTTGTCTTTATAGCTCAAACCTTTTTCTACTAGATTGGTGAGCAAATAAGAGGTTAGTTTAGGTTCAAGTACAACTGAACCGCCCAAACCTCAGACACGCCTAGATCTGTCCCCTAGTACCTCTTTGAAGACATCTTTTGCTACATCTTGATCCGTGCAATTTGCATCTCTCTTTTTGAATAGGCAAACCATTTGATTCTATTGTAactaaatattcttttaaagactGCATAACTGAATCCATTAGACTATTATTGTTGTTGCTTACATAGTTCTCTTCAATATGCTCTGTAACAAATCTCCCTTTCTTCTCAGACCATCAAGATAACTTGTCAAAATCTACTAAGTTGTGACTTTGTCATGCTGCAAAGTCATTATAGTTAGATCATTACGGTTATTGACTTACGAgccaaacaaaattttcttacaTTCTCAACAATCAACCTAACAAATGACTTACCTAGCTACATGACTTGTTCATGCCTTCTCCATATTCATCTTATTTTGGCTCGATAATTTGTAGGTCATCCAAACCATGGAAATGAATTACTATACTAAATCAAAATGTACATTATTTTCCATCATATGATGTTCTTCCTTAACATGTATTCCTTATCACGTCCTAACCCTGAACATGATATAAATAATGTTTTACTTGAAAAGCGAGAGATATTTATCGTTCGCACAAATTTTCCCATACTGCTACATCCACCGTTGTTGACCTTCTTGCCAAGGCCTCTGCATGTGCAATGCTTCTCTTATATTTCATGTACAATAGATGATGAAAGGCATTGTAATTATTTGTAGTTGTAATTCAACACATTCTCTATGATTTGGGTTCTCCCAATCTAGGATGAAGCCCCCATAATAATGTAATGTAAGCAATTATTGTGGGGGAGTAAGCAACAGTAGTATGCTTACAATCACAAATTATGTTGGAAATAGGTGTGACTGTACTCACCTTGACACACTAAATTagttcctcttcctcctcatctaGAACATACATCCACCTAGCATGCATCATGTTTGCATAGTGCTTCACAATCCATGTCACTTAACGGCTATAAATCTTCGCGTTATTACATGAGGGTGAGGAATGTCCCTCAAGAATCACTAGCGGAAGGGGCCCCATAGAACGAAGCTTCATAAACAACCTCCCACTCGCTACCCCATTACGTGCTTGCTTTTTTGTTGGTTGCACTACATATAAGAGCATAATACAACAAGTACTTCACATAAAACTCAATGTCAATATCTACATGTAGTTGTTCAGTAATATGTACATCATGCTCTGTTTGaaagaatttttcatttatgaCAACCTAAATTTGCTTACCAGACCCACCAAGGAGGTTTGTGGTTGGAGCTTCCTGCACAGGAGCATCATTTTAGttactctaaaaaaatatattgggtGGCTCTGTTGAGTCATCATCTGATGTTGCATTTGCTAACTCATCACTTGCAATGCCTATACTTACTAGACCTGGCCTCCTACAAGTAGCATAATGTCTTCATTGTGGCTTTCATCATACCTGAAGTTGTTCTTGTTGAAACATACTTCTTCCTCTATGGGCATTCTCCCCCACCATACCTTCTATATGCTTAAATCAGTTTTATTGTTTCAAAAAACTATCCTACAAGAGCAGACACATTAGCTCACAAATCTCATACATCCATAGAAATTTATACACAATGTGAATTATTATTACTTTAGccctttcatttaaaattaacaCAACACCACTAACAAATGACTTCTTAGGACTTGTGGGATTATTAGTCTTCTGTTAACTTGATTTGAACTCTTGGAATATTAATGATTGTAGCTTTATGTTGCAtgatactaatatattaataatggaCTGTGATTGTGAACTATTTGAAATAGAATCTACAGACAACCTTTCAACATGACATAGTATTTGGCTATGTTAGTAATCAATGTAAACTTCAAACTAAATCCATGAAATAGTCATATATTGCTAAAAGTCTTCCAACCCTAAAGAACGTAACCATAAACTAAACATCCCCTCTAGCTCCATATGTCATGGGCAGTCTGAGAAATTCGAGCTTCATGGAGATCATGTCTCAGATTATTGAAAAGAGCAAAAAAGAGGAATTTGAGATGTTTGTGATGatggtttggagtttttggcaTAGAAGAAACCAGATGGTCCATGAGGGCAAAGCTCTAGTTGCAACAGAGGCATTAGAGTATGCCATATCTCTACTCAAGATGTATCAAAATATGTAGACCATTCCTGAAAAAATCATTCTCCTCAGTTGGGATGGAAAAAACCTCCTCCAAATGTGTTGAAGCCTAATGTCGATGAGGCTACTTTCCAAGACCAACATAGGACTAGGGTGGGAATCATTCTGAGAGACGTAGAAGGAGTTTGTGGTTAATGACCTTGCAAAAATAGAGCTGCTAGCCATGTTGAGAGGTTTATAGCTATGTCTTCCTTTGGGTCTTGAGGCACTCATTCTTGAAAGTGATTCTCTAGTCATAGTAACTCAGATGCAACGAAAGGAAGGATCCTAGTCTGTACAAGGAAATATTGTCACTGAAACTAAAAGGCTTATGGCTCAATTCAAATGCTGTACAATCCAACATGTTGGAAGGCTGGGGGATGAAGTAGCACACAAGTTGGGTAGATACGCATGGCATATAGATGATACATCTCTCTAGTGGAATTCCTATCCAAATTTCTTACAACAAACTGCATGGGTGGAGAAACTTGTAATGGTTTGATTTATCTTAATGAAGCCTctctattataaaaaaaaaaaaaaaaaaagtatgctcCCTAGTAATGCAATATGCTCCATTTATGAAATGATACAAGAATAGTAACTGAAATTTTTTAGACAAATGAACTGATACTATATGTAGAGATCAGAGCATCATTTCCACAAAAAAGCCACTACCTTTAATTGATTTGGATCATACTGTACCCTCAGATTAGGGCAAGTGTTGAATTTCTCTAGCCAAAAGCCCCCAACAATCTCACTAAAATAACATGTATGCCCAAAGTCCTCCCCCCGTGTTCAATAAACCATGACACGAgtaatagataaataatctcaaaccctaactaTTTGCTAATGGCATACAAAGAAGCCCTTGTCCACAAACGTACACAAAACCCCCCAAATTATCTAGATATCTCTCCACTGTAGATGAAATCAAATAGAACTGGTGCCAAATGTTTAGAATGACTTAGAATCTAAGGCCCTTTAAGAGATTTCTAGTGACCCTTTGTTCTTCACTGCAAATGCAAATCCATTTTTCACGCTTAGAAGCTTGCTCATTTAGAGGAAAGACTATTTGCCTACTGAGGGTTAAGTCTTCTCGCCTTTGGGAGAGATAAATCTCCTCGACTTTCTTCAGATCTCATCACCTCTCGTCGATTTGGATCCATAGGCTCTTCTTTTGTATGAAAATGCTCTCCTTTTGTACTAAATCTTCTCATTTCttcaaatccaagaaaataaaggaaaacataaaatagaattaaagaaaaattgacactttttataaataaaagtgtaataaaaattacataaaaatcacACTTATCATGTCTATTTGATGATTAATGTGTGAAGTATTTGATGGCTTC is a window from the Carya illinoinensis cultivar Pawnee chromosome 14, C.illinoinensisPawnee_v1, whole genome shotgun sequence genome containing:
- the LOC122293621 gene encoding uncharacterized protein LOC122293621 translates to MAIVELDEFKTIQLKKPNSVGREVAIEGRQCWKMLDCSFYKANFDAAFDKGSEKMGIGIVIIDRNGDVLATLTTSKDKVGSVFHAKCYALSRALRLCEELGMEQVLFKGDAKSVVHAINSRTEDNSWMGQVIEYMKSLLPAHDSSTTIFSYRDSNVVAHTLAKLAMKSDAKSIWLGEGPKEILSVIVKDKYGIG